A region of Paenibacillus sp. JNUCC-31 DNA encodes the following proteins:
- a CDS encoding GNAT family N-acetyltransferase — protein sequence MLIYQWNEIMVRLLDEKDEQHLVRWLSDPAVLQYYEGRDRPHDLNLVREHFYEQDDVEHRCIVEHEGKPIGYIQFYELEEVERNEYGYGDTDEIIYGTDQFIGEADYWNRGIGTQLVQSMLSYLVNDKQARKVVMDPQSWNERAISCYEKCGFRKIRLLPEHELHEGQMRDCWLMEYAP from the coding sequence ATGCTAATCTATCAATGGAATGAGATTATGGTACGTTTGCTGGATGAAAAAGATGAACAGCACCTTGTTCGATGGTTGTCTGACCCAGCCGTGCTTCAATATTATGAAGGCCGTGATCGGCCGCATGATCTGAATTTGGTCAGAGAGCACTTTTATGAGCAAGACGATGTTGAGCATCGTTGTATCGTTGAACACGAAGGTAAACCTATTGGCTATATCCAGTTCTATGAACTGGAGGAGGTGGAACGAAATGAGTATGGTTATGGAGACACAGATGAAATCATCTATGGAACAGATCAGTTTATTGGAGAGGCGGATTACTGGAATCGCGGTATTGGCACACAACTGGTACAATCCATGTTGAGCTATCTGGTCAACGATAAGCAAGCCCGGAAAGTGGTCATGGACCCGCAATCCTGGAACGAGCGAGCCATATCCTGTTACGAGAAGTGTGGATTCAGGAAGATCAGACTGTTACCAGAACACGAGCTTCACGAAGGACAAATGAGAGACTGCTGGCTGATGGAGTATGCCCCATAG
- a CDS encoding YfiT family bacillithiol transferase yields the protein MDLRYPIGTFEHTGEVTLEQRKQWIQDIAELPECAREAVKGLSEEQLMLPYREGGWMLKQVIHHMADSHMNSMVRFKLALTEDNPTIRPYYEERWAELSDSRELDIEFSLQILDALHRRWVALLNTLTDVDYAKTFYHPASKETTRLDYNLGVYAWHGKHHVAQITSLRSRLEI from the coding sequence ATGGATTTGAGATACCCGATTGGAACATTTGAACATACAGGCGAGGTTACATTAGAGCAGCGGAAGCAGTGGATTCAGGATATTGCGGAGTTGCCGGAGTGCGCCCGCGAAGCAGTCAAAGGATTGAGTGAAGAACAATTGATGTTGCCCTACCGGGAAGGTGGCTGGATGCTCAAACAGGTTATACACCATATGGCAGACAGCCATATGAATAGCATGGTTCGTTTCAAGCTGGCACTGACGGAGGATAACCCCACGATAAGACCGTATTACGAGGAACGATGGGCTGAACTGAGTGATTCGCGGGAGCTGGATATCGAGTTTTCTCTGCAAATCCTGGATGCCCTGCATCGTCGTTGGGTGGCGCTTTTAAATACATTAACAGATGTAGACTATGCCAAAACCTTTTATCACCCCGCATCCAAAGAAACGACCAGACTGGACTACAATTTGGGCGTATATGCATGGCATGGCAAACACCATGTTGCCCAGATTACCTCGCTTAGAAGCAGGTTGGAAATCTAG
- a CDS encoding GNAT family N-acetyltransferase has protein sequence MNIHIRLLDENDPIVISQAFQEQGWAKPAEQYIQYLTEQQNGERVTLVAELNGVFAGYVNVLWKSYYPSFREKGIPEINDFNVLIKYQRQGIGTLLMDRAEDVILERTDTAGIGVGVFSDYGKAQILYARRGYIPDGQGIHKHDRYLKWGDETIIDDDVVLYLTKKLS, from the coding sequence ATGAATATACACATCAGGCTTCTGGATGAGAACGATCCGATCGTAATTTCGCAGGCATTTCAGGAGCAGGGTTGGGCGAAACCGGCAGAGCAGTACATTCAATATCTTACAGAACAGCAGAATGGTGAACGGGTGACTTTGGTAGCGGAGCTCAATGGAGTTTTTGCCGGATACGTGAATGTATTGTGGAAGTCGTACTACCCATCCTTCAGAGAAAAGGGCATTCCGGAAATCAATGATTTCAATGTGCTGATCAAATATCAGCGTCAGGGAATAGGAACGCTTTTGATGGACCGGGCAGAGGACGTTATTCTGGAGCGAACTGATACTGCCGGGATTGGTGTAGGGGTATTTTCCGATTATGGCAAAGCTCAAATTCTGTATGCCCGTCGTGGATATATACCAGATGGACAGGGCATTCACAAGCATGACCGTTATCTAAAATGGGGCGATGAAACGATCATCGATGACGATGTGGTGCTCTATCTAACGAAGAAGTTAAGCTGA
- a CDS encoding response regulator transcription factor: protein MFKIMLIEDDESLFSEIKERLSQWSYDVYGVQDFGKVMQEYSAVQPQLVIIDIQLPQYDGFHWCRMIRAHSNVPIIFLSSRDHPTDMVMSMHLGADDFIQKPFHFDVLIAKIQATLRRVYNYNTERIELRTWRGATIEYVKNTLTHDNESVLLTKNEMFILKVLVEHKNQIVTREDLIRSLWDHEHFVSDNTLTVNVNRLRKKLEPLGLDGFIETKVGQGYMATEEAEA, encoded by the coding sequence ATGTTTAAAATTATGCTCATTGAAGACGATGAATCGTTATTCAGTGAAATCAAAGAACGGTTATCTCAGTGGTCATATGATGTGTATGGCGTACAGGATTTTGGCAAAGTCATGCAGGAATACAGTGCCGTTCAACCACAGCTGGTGATTATTGATATCCAGCTTCCACAGTATGACGGATTTCATTGGTGCCGCATGATCCGCGCTCATTCCAATGTGCCGATTATCTTTCTTTCCTCACGGGATCATCCTACGGATATGGTTATGTCGATGCACTTGGGCGCAGATGATTTTATCCAGAAGCCCTTCCATTTCGATGTGCTGATTGCCAAAATACAGGCGACTCTTCGGAGGGTATACAACTACAATACAGAGCGGATTGAGCTGCGGACATGGCGCGGGGCGACCATTGAGTATGTGAAAAATACCCTTACCCATGACAATGAATCTGTCCTTTTGACCAAAAATGAGATGTTCATTCTGAAAGTGCTGGTTGAGCACAAAAATCAGATAGTCACCCGCGAAGACCTCATACGCAGCTTGTGGGATCATGAACATTTTGTGAGTGACAACACGCTGACGGTTAACGTTAATCGACTTCGCAAAAAGCTCGAGCCCCTAGGGTTGGATGGCTTTATCGAAACCAAGGTGGGACAGGGCTATATGGCAACAGAAGA
- a CDS encoding SDR family NAD(P)-dependent oxidoreductase, whose protein sequence is MGQRYFIITGTSKGIGKQLAELLLEKGDHVYGIARGTSDLEEAYERYQHVQFDLADIHSIDDLVSGILKQIPAQEVEFIGLINNAAMLEPLKLIDQCSAEEISLNLNISLAAPMILTSSFIQHTNHLTTRRKIVNVSSGSGSYPAPSMASYCTSKAGINMFTQCVAMEQSGQPNPVEVIAFDPGMVDTELQAVARGKNAEEFALSEVFGQVYEAGQLRSPQDVAKQLIERMEEISDPSKVPHTMEG, encoded by the coding sequence ATGGGACAAAGGTATTTTATCATTACAGGTACTTCCAAAGGAATCGGTAAACAGCTTGCGGAATTGTTATTGGAAAAGGGAGATCACGTCTACGGTATTGCACGCGGAACGTCTGACTTGGAGGAAGCCTACGAGCGTTACCAGCATGTTCAGTTTGATCTGGCAGATATTCATAGCATCGACGATCTCGTCTCAGGCATATTGAAACAGATTCCTGCACAAGAAGTTGAATTCATCGGACTCATTAACAATGCTGCCATGCTTGAGCCGTTGAAGTTGATAGATCAGTGCAGTGCCGAGGAGATCAGTCTTAATCTGAATATCAGTTTGGCAGCGCCTATGATACTGACTTCATCTTTTATACAACATACCAACCACCTGACCACACGCAGAAAAATAGTCAATGTATCGTCCGGGTCAGGCAGTTATCCGGCACCTTCAATGGCATCTTACTGTACTTCCAAAGCTGGAATAAACATGTTCACCCAGTGCGTAGCGATGGAACAATCTGGGCAACCCAATCCCGTTGAAGTGATTGCATTCGATCCAGGGATGGTAGATACTGAGCTACAGGCTGTGGCAAGAGGAAAGAATGCAGAGGAATTTGCATTGTCCGAGGTATTCGGTCAGGTCTATGAAGCAGGCCAATTAAGATCACCGCAAGATGTCGCAAAACAATTAATCGAACGGATGGAAGAAATCAGTGACCCAAGCAAGGTCCCCCATACTATGGAGGGATAA